GTGTCGGAGCAGAGCGGTGCCATCATCTACTGCCCCGTGAACCGCACCTTCCCGCTGCGCTACCTGGAGGCCTGCTACGGCCTGGGCCAGGGCAGCGGCAAGGCGGCCAGCCCCGCCAGCCCCTCGGGCCCCAAAGGCAGCCACATGAAGCGGCGCAGCGTCACCATGACCGATGGGCTCACCGCCGACAAGGTCACCCGCAGCGATGGCTGCCCCACCAGGTAAGAAGGGACCCCACGGTGGGCCTCGGTCTCCCCCTTTGGCAAGTGGGGGTATCTGTCTGCAGAGTGCTAGTGAGGGGTGGGAGGCCAGGCCACTGTGAACTGGGCGGACATGACTGTCCTGGAGCCTTgcgaggaagaggaggaggccgAGGAGGGCTGAGTGCCGGGTCTGTTTGCAGAGACCTGCCATCCTGCGCCACCAGCACTTGGATAGGGCCCATCTCCCTAGGCCTGGGCTGGTGTCTGATCGGCCAAGGAATTGCCGGTTGGATTCTCCATGGGTACTTTGCCTGTGATTTAGAATCAGTGCCCGTAATGGTGCCAGCATCTGGCATTCTGAGCATAGTAGAGGAGCAGTGAGGAGGTGCCAGCCTTGTGGGCCCTGTTCCCTCCAGCTCCCCGTCCTTTCTACTAGGCCTGCTTCCCAGGCAGTTCTCTGAGTTGAAGGCAAGGTTCTCACGGAAGAGAGCAGTTGTGTGGGTAGTGGACTATACAAACACTCTCCACTCTGGACTTCAGTCTTGTACTTGTCAATTAGTACTACATTCTCTAAGCCTTTTCTGCCTCTGAAGTTCAGTCGATCCAGGatggaggcagaggtggggatCCCAAGGCCAGCTGAGGACCCCgctctctgggctctctgctcatgaaGGTATTTGCTCCACAGCACCTCACTGCCCCACCCCCGGGAATCTATCCGCAACTGTGCCCTCAGCATGGACCAGATCCCGGACCTGCACTCGCCCATGTCACCCATCTCCGAGAGTCCTAGCTCCCCCGCCTACAGTACTGGTATGGCcagtggaggggggagggacCGGTGGGGGGAATCCCATGGGAGTGACCTTGTGTGTGCACCACGCTCTGTCTGTCTGTGACAACTTTTGTTACCATGTGTGCTTATGTGTGTTTCTACCTCTTTACTGAGAGTGATGCCTGCAAGAATTTACCCGAAAAACCAGCCAGCAGAACTACTGACGTTGTCTCCATGGGTTGTCACACATTCTTCCCTAAACACAGGCTCGCTAACTGGCCGTAACTGCAAACTTGCCTTCGAACCACCTCCCCCGAGTGTAAAAGTTACCAGTCCTTGCCCCAAATGATTTAGCGGACATTTTCTGAGCCACACGGCAGTGAGGTCCTCAGTCCTCAGAAGACTGAGGATTTAAAGCCCAGCTCTCTCCCACGTGCTGGGGAGTGACTTGAGGCAGGGCAggtgacctctctgagcctcagttttctccttgtAGAAGGAGGATCATGGAAAGACTTACTTCCCAGGATGGCAGGGTTAAATGGGCTAAGGTACGGAGAAGGACCTCGCAGGCAGGAAGAGCTCAGTATACATCACCTCTCATTTTGGATGATGGTTTGACTGCTGGTGACCAGTGTATGGCCAGCATGTCGCCAGTTCCTGCCACATGTGCACTCAGTAAATCATTGCTAATTCATTGAGAAATAATTCCACACAATGAACTCCAGCAAGTGCTTATTAGCATCCCTGAATCACGGCAAGATCCACTAAGTAGTTCAGTGGTTCCCCAAGGCTGCGGCAGCCTTAGGGGAGGAGCGAGCAAACTCCTGGGGTTCAGGCCATTTGAGAGTATCCTTCAGGCCTGATCCTTTTACCCAAGGCTGTGGGGCCTGGCCTGAGTGCAGGGAGGTGGGGGCATCACCTCTGTAGGGTGGGTGGGGCCTGTCCtttgcagggagggagggagaacttCACTGGTAACTAGTCTTCGCCTTTTCTCTCCCTGCAGTGACCCGTGTCCACGCCGCGCCTGCAGCTCCATCCGCCACAGTGCTGCCTGCCTCCCCTGTCACCCGCCGCTCCAGTGAACCCCAGCTGTGTCCCGGAAGTGCCCCGAAACCCCCTGGGGAGTCAGACAAGGGCCCTTATGCCAGCCCCTCCCACACTCTCTCCAAGGCCTCCCCATCCCCGTCGCTCAGCAGCTACAGTGACCCGGACTCTGGCCATTACTGCCAGCTGCAGCCTCCTGTCCGTGGCAGTCGAGAGTGGGCAGCAGCCGAGGCCTCCAGCCGGCAGGCCAGGAGCTATGGGGAGAGGCTAAAGGAACTGTCAGAGAATGGGGCACCTGAAGGGGACTGGGGCAGGGCCTTCATAGCCCCTGTTGTGGAAGCCACCTCCTCCTTCAACCCTGCCACCTTCCAGTCACTACTGATCCCCAAGGATAACCGGCCCCTGGAGGTGGGCCTCCTGCGCAAGGTCAAGGAGCTGCTAGCAGAGGTGGATGCCCGGACACTGGCCCGGCACGTCACCAAAGTTGACTGCCTGGTAGGTGCTGGGTGAGCGCTGGGGCAGGGAGAGCACCTCTGTCCTGGGGCTTTGGGACAGGGGTCCAGGTGGTGAGGAGTTGGCTGCTAAATGCCCAAAGTATAGTGAGTAGGCCTGGCTTCTGGCTTCATAGCAGTCtcttacttgctgtgtgactctggactGGTCACgttacctctctgggcctccattttcTCCTAAAAACAGCAGCAACACCACCACCACAAGATATTCTTGCTTCCTCCAGTTTGGTGCTGGAACTGGGCAGCGCTGAAAGCCAGAGCTCCCTGGGGCACTTTTTCAGCCCGGTGGGAGTCAGCCTGGCGGTTCCAGAGAATGTAAAAAACCGAGAccacctgcccccgccccccaacccccatggaCAAAATAAGCGAAACTCAGAACCTAGACTCGAACTGTCAATGCCTGGGCCTTTGAATGAATCTTGACTATCTAAGGACAGACTCTCGCTGCACCTCAATTTCTCCCTCTGAAGTTGGGGGGGGGTCACTGATTACTTTATGTGGGGGCCgcactgggctctcagctctgggctctcagctcaggacgCAAGTAAGGAATGCAGAGATATTGTCCTATGGAGAGTGCTAGGCGTGATGGGATTAATTCTGGCCCAGTGTGTGACCTTGGACGACAAGTCCtttccctccctgggcctcaggttTGCCTTCTGGAATAAAGGTGTCCTGGTCACCTTTGGCACATATTAAACAGCTCTGGGCATTTTTCCATTTATCCCTCATTCCACAGAAATGAGGGGGAAATGAGGTTCATTTGCTCCATGGCAGAGGGTGAGAGCCGGAATTCAAACTCGTTATCCCAGCCAGGCTGCCCTCCTCGAGAAAGCTCTCTGACTCCCAGATGGCTTGGGCCAGCCGCGACAGGAAATTAATCAGCCCTCTGGGCGTCCTTGCAGGTTGCTAGGATACTGGGCGTTACCAAGGAGATGCAGACCCTAATGGGAGTCCGCTGGGGCATGGAGCTGCTCACCCTCCCCCATGGCCGGCAGCTACGACTAGACCTGCTGGAAAGGTAAGGCAAGCACCTGCACCCGGGGACTCGCGGGGAATCCCCCGGGCTACCTTGCAGCCCTTTTGCTATGACCGGCTGGCCAATCAGAGTGTCTCAGCCCGGCTCCCATGGGGTTCGGGCTACGCCTTCTATCCATTGACGAATCGCAACTGCCCGGTATCTGGCTCCAAGCAAACCCAGTTTCCCCAAAGACTGAGTCCTGTCTCCGAATTCATCTTTTGCACCCTCTTGACCAATCACACTCCGCGAGCCTTAGCCTCGCCCATCAGCTCTGGCTACTCTTTCTTAAAACTGTTCTGCCCCGTGAATTCCATTGATCGATCACAAGCCCCTCAGCCCCGCACTCGGAAGTCTCTGGCCCCGCCCCCGAGTTACACCGACCAATCAGAAGCCCTTAGCCTGGCTTTCTCTCACTCTGGCCGCGCCCCGTAATCTCATTGACCCTTTCCGACCTGTCACTTCGGGCTTGGCCCTCCACCCCTCGGGCGCCAAACGGAAGTAGTGACAGGACCTCTCCCCTCTGACCTGGCCGCTGAGACAGGTTCCACACCATGTCCATCATGCTGGCCGTGGACATCCTGGGCTGCACGGGCTCGGCGGAGGAGCGAGCAGTGCTTCTGCACAAGACCATCCAGCTGGCGGCTGAACTTCGAGGGACCATGGGCAACATGTTCAGCTTCGCTGCGGTCATGGGTGCCCTCGATATGGCTCAGGTATGGAAGGGCGCATCTCGAGCTGAGCTTCAGAAGTCGTTGTCTGGAGGAGCCTCGGGAAACGTTCGAATCGGGGACTTTTTGGCAGCATCCGTGAAAGGGTAGCTGGGTTCTCTGAAGTGACCTGCTCCAAGGCCAAGTCTTGCCCtttctttgggtctcagtttACCGCCTGCAAAATGAGTGAGGAGCATTATATGAGTTTcgagaataaatataaaatggccATAATTCAGTGGGCACTTAATATATGCTAGGTGCTACATTAAGTACTTTGTAAGTACTGATTCGTGAGAACAATCTCGGGAAATAAGTGCCTTTATTGTCCCATTTTATttatggagaaactgaggtacagcAGTACTtggcctaaggtcacacagtcagACTGAAAAAGGTCAGGATTTGAAGCAGATTGGTTTCACAGTCTGAATCTTGTCCACACTCTACACTTGCTCTCCTGTGCCTAGTCAATAGTAACAACAGGGTCCCAGAAGCTGTGGTTCTACTCCCAGCTCTGCTACCTAATTTTgggatgaccttgggcaagtcattccCCTAGCTGAGCCTTAgttccctcctctgtaaaatgagctGTTGCAAGGCCTCACGGGGAGCGTGAAGAGCCGCCAGCACTGTCCCAGGCACATGGAAGGTGACCATGATCACAACTGTAATCCCACATCTGGGTGTGTCCATTCAGGAGGGTGACCTGTGGCCAACGTGGGCCCCTTCCCTGTCTGGGCATTCATAGTCTGCTCTCCCCAGATTGCCCGGCTGGAGCAGACATGGGTGACCCTTCGGCAGCGACACACGGAAGGTGCCATCCTCTACGAGAAAAAGCTCAAGCCATTTCTCAAGAGCCTCAACGAGGGCAAAGGTACCTCTCCCACCTTGCTGTGTGACGTTGGGCAGCCTCCAGCCCCTCTCTGGGCCGGCAAAGACTCTCCCAGTGTAGATGAGGACCAACCAGAAACTGAGCGCTGCACAGGCTAATCTTGAGCTCACTTTCTGCATCTGGCTACCGTTCTGCAGGGTGGCCAGGACCAGGCTCAGCCCTCAGGGTGGTGCCAAGGCTGCAGTGGTTTCAGCTGGAGGATTCCAAAAGGAGGGGTGCTAGTCTTGGGAGTCAGGAGCCCTGGGGGGGCTCAGCCAGGGACCTCAGGCAGACCCACCCCCTTCTCCACCTCTGCCCGGAGCGCCCCTGGGGATGGTGGGGCCTCCAGGGCCTCTAAgtgctgcctccctccctccccacagaagGCCCGCCGCTGAGCAACACCACGTTTCCGCATGTGCTGCCGCTTATCACTCTTCTTGAGTGTGACTCGGCCCCAGCAGAGGGCCCTGAGCCCTGGGGCAGCACGGAGCACGGCGTGGAGGTGGTGCTGGCCCACCTGGAGGCCGCCCGCGCCGTGGCCCACCACGGAGGCCTGTATCACGCCAACGCGGAGGTCAAGCTGCAGGGTGAGTCACTGGTCGCATCTGGGGGTCGAGACAGTCACTGTTGAGGTTGGCTGGGCCTCCTCCCACCGGACTTGCTCCCTCCTTTCCGCCAAACCCCCATTCACGTTGCTGCATGTCCTCGGCGGGCGCCACTCCctggcttcttttccttttccccgtTTTTCACTCGCTTACCAGTTCAGCTGCGAGTGGAAGGCCCGGGTGAGGGTGCGGGGACGCGGAGTGACTCAGAGAGCGCCCTCTAGCTGTGGATCTTTctttgagcctctgttttctctctgtgaaGCGGACGTCCCAAGGGGTTATTCTACAGGTTTGTTTGCCTGGGCTGAGCCCTTGGCCTGGGGCTGAGACACACCtaccctgccttcaaggagctcccAGTCtaggggaaagggagagtgaaAGGAGCCGAGAGGAAGTGGCCTCAAGTAATCCAGCTTTTACTGCTTTAGGCATTATTGAAGTCATAAAGGTTCACTGTAGGCAAACTGGAAATCCCAgctgagcaaaaagaaaaaaactaaatccCCCCAGTCACCCAGAGGCACATGGTGACAACATCCTAGTGTTTGTGTctcctgcctctttctttttcagagcaaacaaaacattttttttcttaactaacAAAAACTTATTTGCAAAATGTGTACATTACTTAGCAAGAAGCTTGGAACTTACAGAAAAAatacaggaaaggaaagaaaaatccctCCAAATTGACATTCATATTTTATCTTCagtaatttaaatattatatgaaGCAGACATGGTCCTGTTTATTGACAAACGTTGTTGGATTCCTGatggagctggggggtgggggaaggcccCTAGGAAGAGGGCCCTGCAGGGTGTGTTGGCTTTTGGCAGGAcccccaggcttccctgctgGATGGTCGTCCCCTGACCCCTATGCTCTGCCTCGCAGGGTTCCAGGCCCGGCCAGAGCTCTTGGAGGTGTTCAGCACTGAGTTCCAGATGCGCCTCCTCTGGGGCAGCCAGGGCGCCAGCAGCAACCAGGCCCGGCGCTACGAGAAGTTCGACAAGGTCCTCACTGCCCTGTCCCACAAACTGGAACCTGCCGTCCGCTCCAGTGAGCTGTGACCCCtgcacacccctcccctctgcagctgCAGGCAGCAACAGGGACAGAGGGGCACAGACCTCTCCCCGGAGCACCCCAGAGACACTGTGATCAGCCCAAGAATGTTCTGGGCCCAAACCAGGATCTCCCTTGCCCCTCCAGGGTCCTGCAGGACCCCAGGGCTCCAACCCACCTGCTGCGTGCCCACCAAGTCTCCTTTCAGGAAGAACCGGAACCCTGTTCCTCTCTccagcttctgcttctccccttcctgctGAGGTGCCCTGTGTTCGAGCCACGGGAGGGTCCTCACACCTCCCCACTCTTCTCTGGGCATCTGCCTGCAACGGACACCAAGGCCTCCACCCGGTTGTAAATCTGTCTGTTCTGTAAATAGATGTACAGAAgccatgttctttctttcatataatAAACTTTTAtgactctttcttctgtctctcagGGGGCCCTGGTGGAAGGAAGTGTTGTTTCTCTCAGAtgaaaggtggaaaaattcaACAGTAAATACTTATTTAGCACCTGGGACATTCCAGATTCTACCACGAGCCAGAGTTACAGCCCATACTAAAACCTGGTTCCAGTCCTGGAGGAGCTCACAGACTAGGGGGGAAAGAACCCGCTAATTCCAACCAAGGGGAGAAATCCTGGCCAGCCCAATCCCACCCCGTTTCCTGCTTTGAAAATCCCAGCAAAGGTTCCCGCAAATGCACAACAAAGCACTCCAGATGTTTGGAGTGGAAGGGCTTGTTGAAATTTAGGATTCCAGCTCTCCCCTGGAAAACAGAACTGGAGGGGGAAGGGACCCTCCTGGGGGTCACAGCAGCAGAATGAGGAAGGCTGGAACCTGGATGTCCTGACCTGgagttctttccttttctcaacAGAGAGACCTACTTATTCCTTTTTGGGGCCCCAGAAAGCtccgtgcgtgtgtgtgtgtgtgtgtgtgtgtgtgtgtgtgtagtgtgtgtagTGTGGGTGGATCAGGGAATCTCTAAGAGGGACCATGAAAGCAGTTGTCTTGATTCCATGGGTAGGGGAGATAGGCAATGTGGATCAACACGATTCCTGTCCAGGCTGGAGGCCTGGGGAACCAGTTCACTGAATATAAAACGTCTCAGGTCCTTTGCCTTCTGAATCCTTTGACCAAGAGAGGCTGGATAACATAGCGCATCAGATCTTTGGCAGCAGCTTGACTTGGGTTCAGTTCTATTACATACTAGCCTTGGACAGAGACTTAACCCCTTGGATTCCAGTTTCCTCCTCAATAAAATAAGGACAATAACAAAATCGATTCCTTAGTATTGATGGTAAAGCACTTAGGGCAGAGTAGTTGCTAGGTAGGGAACTGCCATGTTTCATACATAATGGAGTGCCAATAATCACTTATTGATTACTTTCCGAGTCAAAACATTTTATGTGCCTGTACCTCATTGAAATTTCACCGTTTCTCTGTATGGCAGTTACTGTTATCATAAGACATACGAGGCACCGACATTAATGGCACCTAGTAGGTGCTCATGAAAAGCTCTATTACTGAGCGCTCttttgtcatattaaaaaaaaagagtatggaaaAGGCGCTTTACAAGGTTTATGGTGCCGCACAAGTTTTTGCTACAATTGTTACGTCACCCTTTGTGGTCATAATCCTTTATTATTCTTTCGGCGCTATTATGGTCTCCTAGTTACCGTGGCCATGGAAACGCGGGCCGCCGCTGGATTGAGACGGTTCGCGGGCTCCCCCTAGAGGCTACTTCCCGGTCCTGCTACGAGACGACGGCTCGGGACTTTCCGGGGGGAGCCGGGAGTTGTAGTCTACGGAAGATGGCTGCCGCCCGGAGAGGCACGCCGGGAATTGTGGTCCTAGGGAGGGGCGGTTGGCCCACATTCGGCTCCCGCCTCACCCGCATGGCGGCTGAGACTCGCGGCTGCCGGCCCTGGGGCTCGCTCCTCGGGTTGCTGGGGTTGGTCTCAGCCGCGGCCGCCGCTTGGGACCTGACTTCGCTGCACTGCCACTTCGGCAGCTTCTGCGAATGTGACTTCCAGCCCGACTTTCAGGGTGAGGAGCCGCAGGAGCCCGGAGCACAGGGGCCGGCGGACCGGGGAGCCTTCAGACTTTGGGTTGTCCCCGGGCTTGGCCTGGAGGATAGAACCGAGGGGCGGGACCCGCAGACTTCCGCGTGGCGCGCGCTGAGGGACTGAGAACCTGGAATACTGGACTTGGGGCGAGGGTTTGGGGAAGCACGTTTGGGGTCCAGGCAGAGCCTTGCCAGGATGGAGAGAGGCATTTGACAGCAGGGCCTTGTGGGGAGCACTGGGCCTCCACAGTGGACTGGCCATCAGGGGAGAAGCCTGCCTTGGGAATGGGCAGGAGTCTTGGGCCAAACCTGTTGACAGCTTGCAGCAGCCCCTTAGAGCTAAACACAGTGCAGAGGGCCAGCTGGTGGGAGCGCTGCTGAGCCAAGTCAGGTATGATGGTGGCTGCTGCAGCCAGAGTCCCCAAGGGCCCCACTCACTCCCTTTCCAAAGACGGTTTGCCCAAGTGTCCAAGACACAGGGATCCCTAGACCAGGCACCAGACATGactcctccccaccctcttctGTGGCAAGTGTGTGTCTTCAGCTCTGATACTGTCCTTCTTGTGGCCCTAGGTCTGGAGTGTGACCTGGCCCAGCACCTGGCCGGCCAGCACTTGGCCAGGGCATTGGTGGTGAAGGCACTGAAGGCCTTCGTGCAGGACCCAGCCCCTACCAAGCCACTGGTCCTCTCCCTGCATGGCTGGACAGGCACTGGCAAGTCCTATGTCAGCTCCCTGCTGGCGCACTACCTCTTCCGGGGTGGCCTGCGCAGCCCCCATGTTCACCACTTTTCCCCCGTCATCCACTTCCCCCACACCAGCCACATGGAGCGCTACAAGGTAGGCCGGTGGCATCCTGGACCACCATTCACCTGCATGTGGGGTGCCAGACCCTAGGGAGTGAATGAGTCGAGTCTCGGGAGGGTGTGGGGGTCACTCGCTTCAGGCCACACAGCCCCCAGGACCCACTGTGAACAGAGCTCGAGATGGACAAGGGACGTAGGAATGTATAATCGCAGGTATTATGTGCCAGTCTGCACTGTTATCTTTCTGGAAAGCATAGTCCCAATTTGAGGCTTAGAGTAAGCATTGGGTAAAGAGTACCTCTTACTACTATTCTCCTTGTCAATTGCAGGGTTCTTTCCAGGCTGGTCCGTTTCAGGTGTCAACATTATTGAAAAGGTTCAGGGAGCAGAAGGGAACCTTCCTCTTTTATGGGAAGTAGGAGGTGTCAGAGAAGGAATCCTGAACGGGCAGATGCGAGGCCTAGGTTTGAGTCTCTGTGAGCTTGCTGACTTGCTGTGTGTGAGCTTGAACAAGTCTCTGACCCCTTGGGGCCACAGTTTTGCCACCAGCCCCATGAAGGGATTAGTTCTCTCTGGGAGACCATACCTTCCTGGGAAAGGGATTAGTTCTTGCCTTGGGACGAAGTCTCAGGTGAGAGGAGTATCTCTAGGTGCCTTCAaactcctgcctctcccctgcagaAAGATCTTAAGAGCTGGGTCCAGGGGAACCTCACAGCCTGCAGccgctccctcttcctctttgaCGAGATGGACAAGCTGGCCCCAGGCCTGATGGAGGTCCTGCTACCCTTCCTGGGCTCCTCCTGGGTTGTGTTTGGGACCAACTATCGCAAAGCCATCTTCATCTTCATCAGGTGGGCCCAGCTTTGCAGCAGCATGGCGCAGGGACATTTGTCCAAGGTCTTAGCTATCCAGTCTTGGTCGGTGGTGCCACACCAGAATACCTTTCCGCCTGGGCCCAGTTGGGCCTTCCCAAAACCCCTCACACTGGCTGTGATACTGTTGCTCAAATTTTGACATTCTCCAAGCCCAATCTGGGCTCAGTCTTTGGGATCCTCACTGTTTCTTTGTGGAAGGATTTTTCCCTCTTTCATGGCCAGGCGGACACAGACCTGGGAAAAATCGGACTAGAATTCTAGTCCCACCCCCAAGAGTTCTATCTGTGtttccttgggcaaatcactcCTTGGGCAAATTTTCCTTGGGCAATTCACTCTCTgaactcccatctcctcttctGCACAGCAGGGCCAAGATTAATGCCCCACTGTCCTCCTAGAGGCCCGGGGAGAGAAAGTCAGTTAAGGGACCTAAAAGTGTTTTGTAAACTTTAAAGTGCATGACAAATATAGATGGAATTTCCAGGCATCATGGTTTTAGACATGAGCTCTGGAGTGGTTCCTGTGGTGTGTTTTCAGCTGTTTTGGCTCCTGCTGGTACTGAGCTGGGTGCCCAGACTCAGGTCGTGTTGGGTGGCACGTGGGAAGCAAGGGCCAAATCCCGGCCCCCACGGTCTGAGCCGAGGCCTGCATTACCATGGTTTCAGCAACACTGGTGGCGAGCAGATCAACCAGGTGGCCCTGGAGGCGTGGCGCAACCGCCGGGACCGGGAGGAGATCCGCCTGCAGGAGCTGGAGCCTGTCATCTCCCAGGCTGTGCTGGACAACCCGCACCGTGAGTTCGGCTCGGGAGGCCCCCTTCCTGCCCACCCTGGGGTAACTTCAACAGGCCGAGGCTTCACACCCATGTCCACCGGGCTGGGCCAGGTTCTCCCAGGGTCTGACGTGTTGCCCACACCTGGTACTTCTCAGCCAGGCTTTGGCGCTCCTGGCTGGCATGCGGCCTCCCTGAGCCCGCCACAGACCCTTCCTACATTGCCCCTTCCTACAGATGGCTTCTGGCGCTCAGGCATCATGGAAGAGCATCTCTTGGACGTCCTGGTGCCTTTCCTACCATTGCAGCGGCACCACGTGCGGCACTGCGTGCTCAACGAGCTGGCCCAGCTGGGCCTGGAGCCAAGGGAGGAGGTCGTCCAAGCTGTGCTGGACAGCACCACCTTCTTCCCCGAGGAAGAACAGCTCTTTTCCTCCAACGGCTGCAAGACTGTGGCCTCCAGAATTGCCTTCTTCCTCTGACTGTCCAGATGGCATCCTTGCCTCTCCTCTGCTGGGCCAGGCCGTGCAGGAAAGCCCTGCGACCTCTGCAGTAGGGACCCTTTTCCTGAGCCTCCTGGAGAATGAGACCCGGAGCCCAAAGTGAAGATGAGGAGGCATGCTGGCTAGACCATGGGACTGAGGGCCCTGCTGTCTTAATTGGTCAGGGCCTCTTGGCCTTTGCTTCCTTCCCTAGAGAAACCACTGGTAACCCCAGAACTTCAGTGAGACTTGACCTTGCCCTTACCCTCCAGCCTAAGCCTTCTCAAGATGTAAACTGTAACTCAGGGACTGTGGTTCCtggctgctctctccctctgcggcCTGTTACCCTTGGCCCCGTGCTCTGGTACCACACTCAACCCTCCACTGCACACACTGTGTCCCAGTACTGTAAAGCCAGGCTGAGACTTCTCAGTCTTCATGAACAGAGGGACTCAAGCTGCCACTTGGGcctggtttttaaagtttttaattttataagagaaCAAACACAATAAACTTAGCCATGGGACCAGAGGACTGTTGGCTGAGGTATCTAATTGCTCTGGAAGGAGGCCCTTTGACTGGTTGCCTGTGAGTATGTATGGGGGTGAGAATCTCTCCCATACCCAGCAACAAGTGAGGGGCTGAATGGCCCCTTCAGGGATCGGCGTCACTGCTGGGCCAGTCTTGATTTTTCTGGGGTTCTGGCTCAGGCCCCCTGGTCTGGGGTTTTCTGAGATTTGGGCTCAGTCCCCAGGTGTCCTCGGGCTTGCTGTAACCTGGGCTTGTGTTCTGGCTCCAGCTCTGGGCAGCCGTGGTCTTGCTGGACCTTTGGCATTGGTCCTGAGTGGCCTCAGTGTTG
Above is a window of Meles meles chromosome 11, mMelMel3.1 paternal haplotype, whole genome shotgun sequence DNA encoding:
- the TOR2A gene encoding prosalusin isoform X1, with the protein product MAAETRGCRPWGSLLGLLGLVSAAAAAWDLTSLHCHFGSFCECDFQPDFQGLECDLAQHLAGQHLARALVVKALKAFVQDPAPTKPLVLSLHGWTGTGKSYVSSLLAHYLFRGGLRSPHVHHFSPVIHFPHTSHMERYKKDLKSWVQGNLTACSRSLFLFDEMDKLAPGLMEVLLPFLGSSWVVFGTNYRKAIFIFISNTGGEQINQVALEAWRNRRDREEIRLQELEPVISQAVLDNPHHGFWRSGIMEEHLLDVLVPFLPLQRHHVRHCVLNELAQLGLEPREEVVQAVLDSTTFFPEEEQLFSSNGCKTVASRIAFFL
- the TOR2A gene encoding prosalusin isoform X3; the protein is MAAETRGCRPWGSLLGLLGLVSAAAAAWDLTSLHCHFGSFCECDFQPDFQGLECDLAQHLAGQHLARALVVKALKAFVQDPAPTKPLVLSLHGWTGTGKSYVSSLLAHYLFRGGLRSPHVHHFSPVIHFPHTSHMERYKKDLKSWVQGNLTACSRSLFLFDEMDKLAPGLMEVLLPFLGSSWVVFGTNYRKAIFIFIRWLLALRHHGRASLGRPGAFPTIAAAPRAALRAQRAGPAGPGAKGGGRPSCAGQHHLLPRGRTALFLQRLQDCGLQNCLLPLTVQMASLPLLCWARPCRKALRPLQ
- the TOR2A gene encoding prosalusin isoform X2, with translation MDKLAPGLMEVLLPFLGSSWVVFGTNYRKAIFIFISNTGGEQINQVALEAWRNRRDREEIRLQELEPVISQAVLDNPHHGFWRSGIMEEHLLDVLVPFLPLQRHHVRHCVLNELAQLGLEPREEVVQAVLDSTTFFPEEEQLFSSNGCKTVASRIAFFL